From one Pristis pectinata isolate sPriPec2 chromosome 12, sPriPec2.1.pri, whole genome shotgun sequence genomic stretch:
- the LOC127576978 gene encoding metal transporter CNNM2-like isoform X7, producing the protein MAVPYNWPPLAVYLWLFGAAAAAAAQTAPPPQLLSMRPDHTSVRRVYLEGGLLKVAEGTRFKLRLYGSGLRRSGLLGDRGRGLAFAELGGGRGGQSDQWLCRQDNSDIGVVSLTVGERTATVELEARFLRKGDTVKYYTLCARVGGPDARDWVHFRRPDFHLVVVEKEKTTSVKFKVLVTLLFVCLSTLFSILNLSLMALDPVELRVIKNSGTEEEKKYSEHIESVRKHGNYLLCTLMLGDVLMNCSLTVWLCEIINTTWLTILVCTGCIFFFGEIIPYAVCSRHGLALASNTIWVTKFFMILSFPASYPISKLLDLILHQQISNFYTREKLIEMLRVTDPYNDLVKEELNIIEGALELRNKTVEDVMTPLSDCFMLSSDAVLDFATMSEIMQSGYTRIPVYENERSNIVDILFVKDLAFVDPDDGMPLAIMTKFYNHPLHCVFNDAKLDEVLEDFKKGVD; encoded by the coding sequence ATGGCGGTGCCGTACAACTGGCCGCCGTTGGCCGTCTACCTGTGGTTGTTCggcgcggcggcggcggcggcggcgcagACGGCCCCGCCGCCTCAGCTGCTGAGCATGCGGCCGGACCACACGTCGGTGCGGCGGGTCTACCTGGAGGGCGGGCTGCTGAAGGTGGCCGAGGGCACCCGCTTCAAGCTGCGGCTGTACGGCAGCGGCCTGAGGCGCAGCGGGTTGCTGGGCGACCGAGGCCGCGGCCTGGCCTTCGCCGAGCTGGGCGGCGGCAGGGGCGGCCAGAGCGACCAGTGGCTGTGCCGGCAGGACAACTCGGACATCGGCGTGGTGAGCCTGACGGTGGGCGAGCGCACGGCCACGGTGGAGCTGGAGGCCCGCTTCCTCAGGAAGGGCGACACCGTCAAGTATTACACGCTGTGCGCCCGGGTGGGAGGCCCCGACGCCCGGGACTGGGTGCACTTCAGGCGCCCGGACTTCCacctggtggtggtggagaaggaGAAGACCACCAGCGTCAAGTTCAAGGTCCTCGTCACCTTGCTCTTCGTCTGCCTCTCCACCCTCTTCAGCATCCTCAACCTCAGCCTGATGGCTCTGGACCCGGTGGAGCTGCGGGTCATCAAGAACAGCGGCACCGAGGAGGAGAAGAAATACTCGGAGCACATCGAGTCAGTGCGCAAGCACGGAAACTACCTGCTGTGCACGCTGATGCTGGGGGATGTGCTGATGAACTGCTCCTTGACGGTGTGGCTCTGCGAGATCATCAACACCACTTGGCTGACCATCTTAGTTTGCACCGGTTGCATCTTTTTCTTCGGCGAGATCATCCCTTACGCCGTCTGCTCCAGACACGGCTTGGCCTTGGCTTCCAACACCATCTGGGTGACTAAATTTTTCATGATACTCTCGTTCCCGGCTTCGTACCCCATCAGCAAGCTTCTGGATCTAATACTGCACCAGCAGATCAGTAACTTCTACACCCGGGAAAAGCTGATAGAGATGCTTAGGGTGACCGATCCTTACAACGACCTGGTGAAAGAGGAGCTCAACATTATCGAAGGAGCCCTTGAGCTCAGGAACAAAACGGTTGAGGACGTGATGACACCTCTGAGCGACTGCTTCATGCTGAGCTCTGATGCTGTCTTGGATTTCGCCACCATGTCCGAAATCATGCAGAGTGGCTACACGAGGATACCTGTCTATGAGAACGAGCGCTCAAACATTGTCGATATACTTTTCGTCAAAGATCTGGCATTTGTGGATCCGGATGACGGGATGCCTTTAGCAATCATGACCAAGTTTTATAACCATCCTCTTCACTGCGTGTTTAATGATGCAAAACTGGACGAGGTGctggaagattttaaaaaag
- the LOC127576978 gene encoding metal transporter CNNM2-like isoform X6 has protein sequence MAVPYNWPPLAVYLWLFGAAAAAAAQTAPPPQLLSMRPDHTSVRRVYLEGGLLKVAEGTRFKLRLYGSGLRRSGLLGDRGRGLAFAELGGGRGGQSDQWLCRQDNSDIGVVSLTVGERTATVELEARFLRKGDTVKYYTLCARVGGPDARDWVHFRRPDFHLVVVEKEKTTSVKFKVLVTLLFVCLSTLFSILNLSLMALDPVELRVIKNSGTEEEKKYSEHIESVRKHGNYLLCTLMLGDVLMNCSLTVWLCEIINTTWLTILVCTGCIFFFGEIIPYAVCSRHGLALASNTIWVTKFFMILSFPASYPISKLLDLILHQQISNFYTREKLIEMLRVTDPYNDLVKEELNIIEGALELRNKTVEDVMTPLSDCFMLSSDAVLDFATMSEIMQSGYTRIPVYENERSNIVDILFVKDLAFVDPDDGMPLAIMTKFYNHPLHCVFNDAKLDEVLEDFKKGQSMHVNLIWQLYRKSTMREKVILSMKCWVSSHWKI, from the coding sequence ATGGCGGTGCCGTACAACTGGCCGCCGTTGGCCGTCTACCTGTGGTTGTTCggcgcggcggcggcggcggcggcgcagACGGCCCCGCCGCCTCAGCTGCTGAGCATGCGGCCGGACCACACGTCGGTGCGGCGGGTCTACCTGGAGGGCGGGCTGCTGAAGGTGGCCGAGGGCACCCGCTTCAAGCTGCGGCTGTACGGCAGCGGCCTGAGGCGCAGCGGGTTGCTGGGCGACCGAGGCCGCGGCCTGGCCTTCGCCGAGCTGGGCGGCGGCAGGGGCGGCCAGAGCGACCAGTGGCTGTGCCGGCAGGACAACTCGGACATCGGCGTGGTGAGCCTGACGGTGGGCGAGCGCACGGCCACGGTGGAGCTGGAGGCCCGCTTCCTCAGGAAGGGCGACACCGTCAAGTATTACACGCTGTGCGCCCGGGTGGGAGGCCCCGACGCCCGGGACTGGGTGCACTTCAGGCGCCCGGACTTCCacctggtggtggtggagaaggaGAAGACCACCAGCGTCAAGTTCAAGGTCCTCGTCACCTTGCTCTTCGTCTGCCTCTCCACCCTCTTCAGCATCCTCAACCTCAGCCTGATGGCTCTGGACCCGGTGGAGCTGCGGGTCATCAAGAACAGCGGCACCGAGGAGGAGAAGAAATACTCGGAGCACATCGAGTCAGTGCGCAAGCACGGAAACTACCTGCTGTGCACGCTGATGCTGGGGGATGTGCTGATGAACTGCTCCTTGACGGTGTGGCTCTGCGAGATCATCAACACCACTTGGCTGACCATCTTAGTTTGCACCGGTTGCATCTTTTTCTTCGGCGAGATCATCCCTTACGCCGTCTGCTCCAGACACGGCTTGGCCTTGGCTTCCAACACCATCTGGGTGACTAAATTTTTCATGATACTCTCGTTCCCGGCTTCGTACCCCATCAGCAAGCTTCTGGATCTAATACTGCACCAGCAGATCAGTAACTTCTACACCCGGGAAAAGCTGATAGAGATGCTTAGGGTGACCGATCCTTACAACGACCTGGTGAAAGAGGAGCTCAACATTATCGAAGGAGCCCTTGAGCTCAGGAACAAAACGGTTGAGGACGTGATGACACCTCTGAGCGACTGCTTCATGCTGAGCTCTGATGCTGTCTTGGATTTCGCCACCATGTCCGAAATCATGCAGAGTGGCTACACGAGGATACCTGTCTATGAGAACGAGCGCTCAAACATTGTCGATATACTTTTCGTCAAAGATCTGGCATTTGTGGATCCGGATGACGGGATGCCTTTAGCAATCATGACCAAGTTTTATAACCATCCTCTTCACTGCGTGTTTAATGATGCAAAACTGGACGAGGTGctggaagattttaaaaaaggtcAGTCCATGCAC